A single window of Arvicanthis niloticus isolate mArvNil1 chromosome X, mArvNil1.pat.X, whole genome shotgun sequence DNA harbors:
- the LOC117694680 gene encoding G-protein coupled receptor 83-like — MDAPTTDVPPEAFQSPGTMGYGDELTPEALSVPSGFDDLITSTTSQMLQAASNAGRNGMLSKMDKLADHMSNTGDLADTSGPLELEIVSENEQVQFWLVVGYTIVVFAAIIGNWVLNHIIMKYKRVHTATGLFVVNISVTNMMLALLSSPFTMVRYLCNSLVFGKMTCHLSRFAQYSCAYVTVMSMAAISLDRHRVMLYPLKARITPMQGNVCIIIIWIVSTCAALPHAVYQKLYQVEIGNTTEESACLPSFPYTSKSTWKYLDLGTFLLFFILPLLVLVAVYGHVAKKLWIHDAVDDINIHTYICQRGKKKQTLKMLMTVVLLYTISWLPLNVYLVLLSSESISSHNGLYFFLHWLAISSSCYNPYIYCWLSDSFRIEVQKVIMEIQKMLLDKISRLRGEHRRLSSGSHTHTPASVDSNPGVPKFPRFKDFDELPSPPPSPAVEISFLHAVPRV; from the exons ATGGATGCTCCAACCACAGATGTGCCCCCAGAGGCTTTCCAGAGCCCTGGCACCATGGGCTATGGGGATGAGCTGACCCCAGAGGCTCTGAGTGTACCTAGTGGTTTTGATGACTTGATCACCTCTACCACCTCCCAGATGCTTCAGGCTGCATCCAATGCTGGCCGTAATGGCATGCTGTCCAAGATGGATAAGTTGGCAGACCACATGTCAAACACGGGGGACCTGGCTGACACATCAGGTCCCCTAGAATTGGAAATTGTATCTGAGAATGAGCAGGTGCAATTCTGGTTAGTGGTAGGGTATACCATAGTGGTCTTTGCTGCCATCATAGGCAACTGGGTCTTAAACCACATAATTATGAAGTATAAGAGGGTACACACTGCCACCGGCCTCTTCGTTGTCAACATTTCTGTGACCAACATGATGCTTGCTCTTCTCAGCTCTCCCTTCACTATG GTGCGCTATCTGTGTAATTCCCTGGTGTTTGGAAAGATGACATGTCATCTCAGTCGCTTTGCCCAGTACTCATGTGCCTATGTAACTGTGATGAGCATGGCAGCTATTTCCCTGGATCGACATCGG GTGATGTTATATCCTTTGAAGGCCCGGATTACTCCCATGCAAGGCAATGTTTGCATCATCATCATCTGGATTGTGAGCACTTGTGCTGCTTTGCCACATGCCGTTTACCAGAAGCTTTACCAAGTGGAAATTGG CaacacaacagaggaatctgcctgcctcccaagttttcCATACACTTCTAAATCCACATGGAAATACCTTGACCTGGGCACCTTTCTGCTGTTTTTCATTTTGCCTTTGCTGGTGCTGGTGGCTGTCTATGGTCATGTGGCCAAAAAGCTGTGGATCCATGATGCTGTTGATGACATCAATATCCACACTTACATCTGCCAGCGTGGGAAGAAGAAGCAGACCCTAAAGATGCTGATGACAGTGGTACTTCTGTACACAATCAGCTGGCTCCCTCTCAATGTCTACCTGGTGCTCCTGTCCAGTGAATCCATCTCAAGCCACAATGGTCTCTATTTTTTCCTCCACTGGCTAGCAATTAGTAGTTCCTGCTACAACCCCTACATTTATTGCTGGCTTAGTGATAGTTTCCGTATTGAAGTTCAGAAAGTCATCATGGAAATCCAGAAGATGCTTCTAGATAAAATCAGCCGCCTAAGGGGAGAACATCGCCGACTGAGCTCTGGATCTCATACCCATACCCCTGCCAGTGTGGATTCCAATCCAGGAGTGCCCAAATTCCCACGATTCAAAGATTTTGATGAGCTGCCcagtccccctccctccccagcagTGGAAATCTCCTTTCTCCATGCAGTGCCTAGAGTTTAA